tgaATAATGATACAACACTCTATTATCGCAgactatatatacatgtgTACCAATGAATGCCGATTCAAAGGGCATCTTTATTTATATATCTCTTTATTTGTTGGGTGCTCGCAGGGAGCCATGAAGGGGAGTGCTAAAGCCAATTATGCCCAGAAACATCAGCGAAGCGAACGGAGCAACAACTCGAACCAGTCCAGCTAACACAGAAGCAGGAACAGACAAGCAAAACTCCAACTAACCAACATCATACGTGTTTGCCACATTCTTGGAGTGAGTCAACGATTGGCACCCCTCACTTCATCTAATATTCCAAATGCCTGGCCCAAACGCTTCTCGTCCTGCCAACGCGGACACCTCCCCGCAACACCTACACTCGCTGATCCGCAAAGTCGAGAACCTCGCAGTCGTCTTCAAAGAACccatcctcgtcgccgtcaccTTGGCGAGCGCCGCGTCGACGTCTCGTCGTCACCACGATAGATTCTGAACCTTCATACTGCATAACTCTTTCCATTGCAGACTGAGGCAAAGCCATGTGATCATCAGGTCCAATGTAATCATCTTCATTCGCCGTCGCAAGCCCCAAGTCTATCTTCACACAAGGAATGTCTTGACCAAATGCCCATGCAGACGCATTGCCCTTCATAGCATCGAAATTCTGCTTGTTTTTCCTCTTGTTGGGCTTGCCATCCAAACCCACATTTGCCAAAAGAGCAGCGGTAGAATCTATGCGCCTATATTCGCAAAGGGCAACCCGCCGATCAGTATGGAAAGGCTGATATGGTGCGCTTGATTCTATCTCCGCCTGTGGAATTGTAGAGTCCATGCCATGTCGAGGAGCAGTCGCAACGTGGGGCGGTTTAAGAGTCATTGTGTTTCctgcctccatctcggcttCTGAGAGTTCAAGATACTCATCTGCAGCTCCAAGCTCAATGATCTGACGAACAATTGGTGCGACAATGTCGTCTGGGAGAAGCGGGACCCTCATATCCTTATACTTGTTTGCCCGAGATATTCTCTTTCCCGGAACCGATGAAGATGTTCTTGTGCTGCATGGAAACACTCGTATCAGGCCACCTCCAATGGAGAATAATGATTGAGATCGTCGATTCCTCAACCACGAAACACAAGCCGGAGACGGTAGAATGGCGCTTGGTGGCAGACAAACACGATTCTCTCCAGTATGGCGAAGCTGGTTGATAGCTGTTCCGGTCTTTCCCAAAGAGTGAGTAATGCTGGCCGCAATCACCCGCCCACCCTGAGCTGCAGAATCCCTAAGTATATTTCCCGCAGATGGCGAAACCGTGTTATTGCTTCCACGACGTGAGCGTGAGACGAATGGCTTTGCCGCTTGGTACGCTGCTCCGAGTGCACCAGAGGCCATTGAGACAGCTGAGCTTGATCCATCGGAAGCTTCAGGGCCGCCTTTTTGTGGTATCCTACGGCGTCGTGGAGGTGGCCACATGAAAGAACTGAATGGCATATCCAGCAAATGGACTGTTCCCCTCTCCGTAACCATAGCTAATCGGTCGCCGTGAGGCTCAGACCAGGCAACCTCGACAATTCTGGCTACCGTCATCCGTGAGAACTGCGCAATTTGTCGGACCTGAGGCCCAACGGTTTCGTTCTGGGCCAAGGTTGTCTGCAGCGGCGAGGAGTTTGTATGTTGAATACGCAAAAGATCCCACACAGTCTGAACATCGCCCTTGATGCTAGCAGTGAAAAGTGCCAACGATGAAGGTGAGAAGGAAACAAAGCTGCACCCGAGCGGAGTCGCAAATGTAGTAAGAGGATGAACTGTTGCAGATAACGGGAGCTTTTCCACATCCACTATAGAGACAAGCCCCGGGTCTTTTACTGTTGCTGGGGTTGAGGTCCCATGAGTAGGTGGGAACTGTGATGGATCTGTTTGTTGTGCACGCGATCCCGTCCATTGCGCAGGAGGTGATCtaggctgttgttgttgagaaGTCGGTGGCTGATTCCAATACGAATTCCAAGCCTGCAAGCCTTGCTGCCCTACCCATTTCATCCCTGATATCAGCTCCTGGGTCGTTTCCCGCATGAACTTATTCATCATGCTGTCTGAAATGGGCAGATCAAGAGCTGAAGAGACTGCAGGGAGGTGAGGTGGTGCCATGGACGAAATTCCAGGAGCACGGCCCAGCGTAGGCACCGGTAAGTGTGCTCTAAGAGACGCTTGAGACGAAGGATTTGACGGGCAGTAGGCTATCAATCTTCCATTCATTGCGAAGATTGGTGCTTGTGGGCTAGATCGTCggggagaagaggaagaacCTTTCTTATCAgtgtctgctgctgcttctgctcgTTGACCTTGCTGAATTGTAGTCCACAGCTTTCCAGCGCAAGCAAACATGTGACCATTCTGCAGCTCAAGCAACTGCCTGTATATCCAACATTCGCCTGTAACACCGGAGCCCACAGCAATAGTGCCGTCATCAGCTTTGATATTGAACGCCCCGCTAGGAGTAGGAGGTTGGAATAGAGGACTAGACAGAGAGACCTCCATATTGATAGGTACTCTCTGCGTCTGGAGCAGAACATCGACAAGTCTGTTTGTCTTGAGAGAGTAGACTTCTACTGCGGTTTGGTAGAACTGAATCGGCGGTGCTGCTCTTGTCGATGGACCCTCCGACGGGGCATAACCTGGTCGAGGACTTGCGCTGCGGTCCGAGGTTTCACGCGATGTGGTTTCTTGTCGACAACCCGCATCCGTTGGCCGTGTAGGTAGTACCGGTCCATGTACTACCACTGCCACAAGCGGAAAGAAGGACGAGTTCTGGCCAGTGATGGTCCATGGGAGGATTTTGGCATGATGCACTCCACCACGCAACCCTTTCAAACTCGCAACAAGCTCAACTCCCCTTTTGTTTACGGCATAAACCTGCAGTCCACCTTCATAGCCCGCCAAGACCACCTTTTGCGTCTGGGAGGATAATCCCGGCTCGGACGGTAGCCTATCAAACCCGAAAAATAGTCCACGATCACCAGCTTTCATGCCGGATTGAGGCGTAACGGTGAGGTCCAAGTCCTGAGCGCCGTAAAAATGTGGTTGGGGCTGATGGGGTAGGGGTGGGTGAGGACTTGCGGCCTGCGAAGGGTTGTACTGCGAGTAAAGCGAGCTTCGTCGATACGCGGCACTGGATCGCGGGGGAGTGGCGGCGAAGTGATAATGGGTGTCTGACTGAAGGCTAAGAGGTCGCCGACCGTGATTTGGCGGGGAAGGCGATGCCGGAGATGGACTCATGAATGGGCGCTGGGTGGTAGCCCAGCCGTTGTGCAGtctggcggcttcttcatAAGAAGAAGGCTGGGTTGGCGGGGATTCGCTGGTGAGGTTGATCAAGTTGCCAGGCGAACCAGCCATGATGGTCTTGGCCCACTCTGTTGTCATACTAGGAGCAGTATTTGGGGAGGCTGAGATAGTAGACAAAGCGTCAAGCATCGGCGACGCAACGACGGGGTTTCCATCATCGGGAGAGGTCGAGGGCTTGATCTCTGGGGTATTGGCAGGAGGAGACGAAGTGTCGGAGGCCGTACTCTTGTTGGAAGCAGCGTTGCCGTCCCCCTGAGTAATGTTGCTATAATGATTGCTCCTGTTGGTGACGATGGGATGCAACAGTCAGCCAGACGGCTCAGATGATGGGTCACAGGGAAGGAGCTACTCACGAGAGCTTAGCGGCAGCCTGCTTTGTCACCGCTGCAGATATTCCACCGTTTTCTTTGGCAtgtttcttgttcttgcctATGGCGAAGAGTCAGTCAGCTATTGATTCGCCTCAGATGCCAAACCTCATCCGATATTATGCAAGGACAACGACAACTGCCGAGGATCTAGGAATGCGGTGATGACATACTGGGCATTCGGCCGGTGTTGGCCCAGGACGTGAGACAGTCTCCCGCTCCGCGAGAAGGCCGAAAGGCAGGAATAACCAGAAAGTCGAACCCCGGATACGGCAAAGTATGAAATATACACCAACTTTCAATAGCAGATCGATGATGACCAAAAGTCGCGTCGAGGTTTGCAGATGCAACGATAGAGGGGTACGTATGGAGGGGTTGTTGTTATCAGTGATCGGGAAGACGCGGCCCAGCCACGGTCCGTTAATATGGGGAAAAGGAATCGTCTATGGACACAAAGATGAGTTGTTCAAGGAAAGAGACTCGGTGCACGTTAAAATGAAGGACAGgaatcgtcgtcgtcgaggtcgtcgtcaatATGGTACCTAGGATATGAGTACTAGGAAAGGGAGATTGATGGGAGCAGAGGAAAAGCTCCGGCGGACGGCGAACGAGTCACCTAAACCACCCACGACACAGCTTGCATCCAGCTCCGTGCGACGAGACAAGGGAGTGAAcgtgagcagcagcaaggcaCGGCGCCGTCACAGCCAGCCATCTTTGGCCGTCCAGGTCCGGGTCTATCCACTCCATCGCGTCCCCAGGCAATCGTACAGGGGATGGGACAATGTGCTAAGCCCAGCTGAGGGGGAAGGGTTGACGACAAGCGTGGAGGGTGGAGTCATCAGGCGGACGCGGGACTCACTGGGTCATGTTGGAACCAAACCCCGTGGGTAAGCCCAGGCTCTGCTGACGGATGAGCAGTTTCTCGGGCTCAGAACTTTGACGGAGGGAGCGGAGGGCTGATCTTGTGCGACACAGTCGTTCCCGTGGTCTTGAGCGGTGTCGGAGGATAATCCGCTGCGAGTTATGAGATCACCATGATGGAAGCGTACTATCCAGAGGCCCCTCAGCAAAGCGAGCATCTGCAGGCgggcggcaacggcgcaAGCCTCCCAAATCGAGACgttaaagtttatattaCCAACGAATATTATGTCCGTTCCCTCAAGGTCTTGTACTTGGTACAGTAACTACCAGGGCGTATCTATTAGCAATGCCAAGATGACACGTACGCGGTACAGTGAAGATAGCGTTCCTGCAATCGGGCTCACAGCTTTGGCAGGCTTTGATCACGGCGGCCGTCACCATTCGCTCACCAGTGACGTGCCCGATCTCAATCCGGACTGGCCAGCATGAACTGCGTCTTGCTTCTAACGCGCTTCTGGGGGCACACCCCCTTCTCCGCAACCAGCATGCGGCTTACGAAGAGCGATTGAAACGCCACCACATGATGGTTTGCTCGCCGTGACAGTGGGTCAGGTGAGCGCTGCCTCCTACGCCATGATACAAGACACGTAGCCACGTTATTCCAAAACGCCGCGAGGAGGCGACTTAGCTCGAGGGTTTGGCTCGGAGTGCGGGTAGAAAGAGGTATTGTGCCGAAGACTATGGGGTGCACAACGTCAAATGCAAGGCACAGATATGTGGCGAACTTGTTGCGCTCAATCAATGAACCGCTGTTCGAGACGCAACATATGCGGACAACGGTGAGCACTTGGTCACATGAGGGCATAGACGACAAGCCGCTTTGTCGTAGGCTTCATAGCCGCTCGGGGCGTCTTCACCTACTTTTGCAGCTAGACCCGATAATGTGCAAACTTGCActcctctttctctcctGTCTTATCCTTCTTCAAAACCGCATGTCCAGCCCATGGAATAACTAGAGACTGGCCGTCTTTGGTTTGTAGCGTCACCTCGCCAAACAGCATAAGCTCGCACTCTTGGTCTTCAGATTCCAGGTCCTGAAAACTCGCCGGAAACACCTTCACCACCGAATGCCTGCGTTCTTGAACCGTAGTCCACATTTTACTTCGAAGCTCTCGGATTTCTGTTACTCATGGTAGTTAGTTGCGGCCATCCATCCCAGTTGCGCACCGGGAGCCAAACAAAGAACCAGATACAGAAATCAGCATACCCTGTTCGCCCCTTCCTCTATCATTGCCCATGGTGACCTACCTGTGCATCCTTCGTGAACTGACTTACCCACAACTCATTCCCGTCCGGTCTATCCGATACCCTGTAGAAGTTGGTGATGAAGGTCCTGATCTCAGGATCGGGCAGGTTGCCATGCCATGGTGGGGATAAATAGGCACATAACCCTGTTGAGCTGTCCGGTCATTGCGAGCGATCAACTCAACTAGAAAAACAAGGAGAACAAAGCAGACTTGTACCAGTATTGTCGAGGTGTCTTCACATGATGGCAGGTTGTTATCGTCGGCGGTTGAAGTGTGGAGACGATCTGGACCTTCACATGCGGGCAAACGTGGGAGCGACTAACGCAGACTAACTCGCTACGTTGCGAATCTGCAACCTTTCTCCACAACCGGCAGTTATCAAACGATATGCTCATGATGGCACTAcactagtactagtagctCCATTCTCTGCCGTCCTAACTATCAATCCCAGTCGTCGCCAACATATATCATCCTgttattaaaagaaaaaagagagagaaaggaaaaaaatcGCAAGAAATTGCCTAATGTAGCCGTGTCCGAGACTCCTTGCCGTAAACGCCAGTCTCGCCCTTGTCATGATATTACTTTCGTACGCCCCGCGCACTCACTTCACCCTTCTCTCCTATATTCAGTAACTTGCGGCAATCCGGACAATACCACTTGGTTGTTCGGGCGGGAATGTCGGCCATCCCAACGCATTCGAGGTGGAACCATTCCTGTTTACAATTCTGTATAGAGCGTATTAGCTTCATGGTCAATTTAaaatttctctttttttctttctctttatatgtctgtctctcttctttttttttgtctgcCTTCTTTCTAGAGTATTGATCTCTTGCAGTCCGGGGGACTTACATCAATATTGTCGCATTGAATCATGGTTCCAAAACTGACGCGATTGCACATACAATATCGCGGCTCATTCGGGTCAATTGGGTTCCCCTCATCATCCAcctcttccatctccgtctcCAACACCTGTCCCTTCTCCCTCTTGGTCGTGCGAGCCTTCTTTTTGGGCGGGGCTTTGCGTTTGCCGACGGCGCTGCTTCCGCCGCTGTTGGTGGTGCTAACAACTCCAGGGGCGGGACGCTTTGTCCGTTTCGCAGGTTGTTTGAACTCCGGTATTGGGGTGTTTCGAGCCGTGCTGGACCGACGAGGTCTGTCGGCCGCGAGGGAGGGCGgctcttggctggctgcttTGCCTCGGGACCCGGGACGGGTCGCGATTGGAGTTTGACCACGAGACGGAGGACGCAACGAAAAGACGTCTGGAGGAGAGGCGTGCTGTGTTCGCTTCGCGGCTTCTCCTCGAGTCTCTCTCTTGGCGGGCTCTCGGGAGGGTGGCGCGACTGGTGTCATCGACTTTCGTCTGTCTGTGCGTGGCAACGGGACAGGAGTTTCTGCGGGCGGCTTCACAGGTATAGTGGTTGTGGTGACATTGTTGCTGCTTGTTGAGTTGGGGGTTGGAGACAGTGCGGATCGAGAAGAGCTCTGTGGAGGGACTGGTATAGGAACAGGCGTTTCCGACTGCCCCGGAGTCATTGGCTGGAGTGAAGAGCTGgcgctgttgttgttgattTTATTGCTAGAGGTGTTGTTATTAATATGAATATGATTGTTGCTAGAatccgccggcggcgcattGTTCTGGTTCATACCAGGATGTTGAGGTGGAGGAACGGGAGTTTCCATCTTGCTTCGCTTGGGCTGTGGTCTCGGCGGTGTTGTCTCGGCGGACTCTGATGGTTCAGTACCAGATTCGCCCTCTCTTTTACGTTTGCCGTttggccgagaagaagcggCTCTGGACTTTTCGAGGGGCTGGTTGCCTCCTTTTGTCTCCTTGGAATCCTTGGAGTTTTCGGACTTGTTCTTTTCGTTTCCCATGAAGAGCTTAGCGGCATGCGTCATCTTCCTGGCAGATTCTTCGGCCTCCTCAGCCGCTAGTTTAGCCAGGGCCTCTctcttgagcttcttggcttcgtTCAACTTCATGCCTCTGTTGCTCGTGGGGACTTCCTCGATCCCAATCAAGTCGGCGCTAATGGCACCGGCTGGGAGATGTTGTGCCCCAGACTCGTCGTCCACGACCAACTTTGGCACTTGGGGGTTGAATTCTTTCCCCTCATCCTCCGCCTTCTGTTTTGCGTCTCTGTACTCGTCTGGTCCACGACCGAGCGCCTTAAGCTCCCTCGCTACCATTGTCTCGCTAGGTGTCCAGGTAGCGTTCTTCTTCATCCGTTTTCGCAGCTTCGCAAGCTCATAATTGGTAAGTTGCAACCACGGGGCATCTACACTACCAACCACGGCGTTCTCAGGAGGTGGGTTCAAAAGGGCAGCAGCgtttgcagcagcagcggcagtcattgccgccgaggaaTAAGTGACAGGACGAGCCAGTCGGCTGTTTGGCTTGTTCGGCTTGTTCGATATGATCTTTATTCGCGGCGGAGCAGGAGTTCTCCGTCCTGTGCCGTATATGTCGGAATCCTCATCGGTGCTAATGTCGCTGTCGTCGCTGGCGGTATCATACTCGATTTCGTAAGGCGCAAGCACCTCTCCTGGAACGGTGACTTTGGGAATTCTATGATGTCGAATCTTCtgcccatcttctccaatAGCGGGCTTGGCGCGAACGGCATGAGGTGATCTGGACGCGACAGGACTCTTGGGCTCCTCTGCTGGATAATTATCCATCATGCCTTGTAATTTCGCCAGAAGCACCTTGGCTTTGTTGTAGTGGCGATTCACATTCTCAGACATCCTCACAGCTTCGTCATGCGCAAAAACTCTCGAGCTCACTGCCTGGCTGAGCTTCTCTGATATGTCGGCACGCAACTTGACTGGTGAGGGCCGGTCCTCGGCAGCGAGGCTAGGAAGCTGACCCCATGTTGTTGTCAGTTCGTCCACCTTGACTGACGCATCGGTATATGTCTCGTCGAGCTTCCCAATCAGTGTCAGCGACCGAATCACGTCCGACGGCAGGTACTCTGTAAAGTCGAGGAAGTCCGTCACCGTGGTTTGCGCATCAGGGTCAGCACGAGGCTCGAGTGCCTTGTTGGCATTCTCCATGGCTTGACCCGATTGACCAGCTTGACCTGCGGCTGTCCGGTTTGCAGAGGTTGTGTCCTTTGGCGATGCCGCGCCTTCGACATCCCTGGCCACAGCTTGGTCTGTGCCGGcagcggccatgatgcctccGAGGGGACCAGCAAAATAAAAGGGGGAGCGCGTTTAATCAGCGCAGATGCCAAAGAGGCTTATCGGGTTCGGCTGGCGATGGTTGCCCCCGGGGTCTGCGCGGCCATTTGCCCTTCTCGAAGCAGTTTTGTTGAGGAACCGTGTCGCAAGCTTGCCATGCGCGCGATCCAGCCGCCGAGAGCCAGGAGTCCGAGGGGGGGAGGGTCCTAGGCGTGTGTTCCGTCTCCACAATGTCATCTCGTGCCTGATTTTACGCCTTGCTGCTGTCGGCCCACATGTGCCAAGCCACCTTGATGCCTTAGTCATCAATCAAGCCACGCTCATGTTTCCCTCTGGACAATGGATGAGCTTACAGAGAAAATCAATACGTAACACAAACGAAGTTGAGAgggaaaataataaagcACCATGCCAACCTTGGCCCACGTAATTTGATGCAGCCGACGACATAGCCGACAAGAAATGATACGCACCACGGAAGCCTCGGAAAATTGACTCATCTACGCAATGTCTGCCTGTTCGTTTGACGGGGAGATTCAGTGTTCACTGTTGAAGCAGAATTGGGCTCCTCATTGGCCATGTCCCCTGAGCCAGTTATCAGTGGACCCTGTTCTTAACtcggccaaaaaaaaaggcacgATGATAGACCGAGCTTACTTCGAAATCCCATCGAGTTGATTCAACGCCTCGGTTTTCTGGGGAACGCACTTACCCAGTCGCTTGTTACCGAAAAGGAAATGTGCATCTTTCACAATACTACCCAGATCCCCGTGTACAGAGTATCCAATATGGATTCGAAGGAATTCCCAACTTTTCCAGAATGTACAATCTCAAGGCTCCAAGGTGCAAAGTCGCATGATTTGCCCCGTTAGAATACACAACTAGGATAAAAGTTGGCTCGTAGACCACGGGCGGTCCATGCAGCTTTGAGCCTCAGAGTGGTATTGCTCGGCACTTTTCTTTGGCCTGCATAACGCTAATCCGCGTTTCTGTCATGTGTCTGTGGGCTTTGGGTTGCCCGGGACCGGCGGCCGATCTGGTTCAGCCTCATGCACTCTGAACGGAGTAACTATTCTTGTGTCCTATAATAACTCGCTCACCTCCAACCCTGGATCCTGTCCCCCTGGGTCTGACACATGATGTTTTCCACTTGGACCGAATTAGAAGCACGAAGTGGCGACTCAGCGTTTGCGAAAGGCATGTGTATTTTCCTAATATGACATGTTCAAAAACCCACCCGGCATTTACAGTCGTTCGAATTGTGCAGCCACAACGTTCCGAGATATTGGGGAAAGTGGCATCGACCGGACCTAACAAGTATAGACAAGAGGTGAAAGAACGCAAGAGAcaataagaagaagaaaaacaaagaGTACGTCTAAGCAGAGTGGTCCCCGTCCTGCACTAGAAATCCCAATCAGGTTCCTGCTCTCTAACCACTTTCGGGCCTGCTACCTCTTCCGATTCCTCTGCTATATACGTCGACGTAGGCCCAATCAATGACAATGATCCATAGACCACAAGGCTCTTGCATTTCCTAATAAGGTAGTTAGCGATAGGGCAATTGCGACCCCGTCAAAAGAGACATATATTGTTCAGCCTCACAAATAGCCTTTTATGGAGAGATTTCCATAGATTTCGAGATGGTTGCCTTCCAGTGTCCCAGAAACCTTTAATGAGCCAAAGCCTTTGATCTTGTTACTATGGCTAATTGTCAGAGCGAGGTTTTACTTTGGTCATGCTTGGCACTCACCTCGCCACTAATACACCGTTGACCACGATGTTACCGTAAGCTCTAATCTCGCCCCTATGTTGCAAGCCGGTCAGCTCTGTATGTCACGAGGGGTGCACATCCTGATGTGTATGGTTGTCTCAACAAACCCGGCAACTGAGGGTGTACCTACTCGCAGCTGATGCTACCATTCATGGTGAGCGGACCATACGCGTCAAGACTACCGCTAATGATTATTTCTCCTTCTAGGTTGATACCACGTCCGGATTCGACATTTCCGGTGACCTCCAAAGGGCCACGAAGATCGAGAGCTTCTTCACTCCTGATGCTTGGTGACCGTTTGAAGTGTGTATAACCTAGGGAGGGGTTGGCTGTGTGATAGTCCGACATCACCACCCCGGCTTGCGTTGACTGGTGCTGAGGGTCTGGCAACTAGTTGATCGAGAAAGGGTGGTTGTTACAATCGTTTCTGAAGAGAGGGGCGGAGGAGGCGTCCCGCTTGTCTTGTGTGTGAGACTGCGGAGAATCTTTCCTCAACTCAGCCAAGTTGAGCCTCCCCCTCCCGAATCGAAGGGCAAAGCCGGATCAACTTATACCTCGATGCTTTTGCAACTGCTCTCCCTGAATAGGGCAATACTACCGGGCAATGCTATCAGGCCACAGGAGCGGATTGCCGAGGGATGTGTGGGTGAGAAGAACTGCAAGTGAGATTGAAGCAAATACAGCAAGTTGGCGTCAGAAGATGGAGAGTCTAGACAACGACAACTTTCCTTCAACTGAATTACCATGCCTCATTGGATCACCTACTTGGCACCAGGCATAAGGCTTCTTCGAATGTAGCCGCTTTTATTTTTGCCAAGAGGGCTGAAAATAGGCACAACGCAGGCGATGGTTTCGGTAGTGAGCCGAAGTTGGTCACAAACTCTGAAGGATTCCAGCGGTTTGGGGTCCGTTTCGTTTTGCCTGAAAGCAAACGACTGGATGGAAACGGTCCAGCTGGAGACGACGGGCACCTGGAGGTTCCCAGACCATCAAAATCGACAGACAGAGCGAGCAGACGGACAATGGTGAAGGTACGATAGAGGGCCAGACTTCTGTTCAGACGCCTTGCGATAAGATCTGCAGCCCCAACCGTCTAGCGGCGAGCAATATGCCGTATGCCAAGACTAATGGACAGCCTCAACTTGTCAGGGCCAGGGACGTCTCAGGTATTATTCTGGACAGGCCTTCAGCCCTAGCCAGGAAGCGACGGGGCCAGGTGAGAAACAAGGGACGCCAGTGAAGCAATAGGAATAGAGGGGAAGCAGCTGTTGGAGGATACGTCAGCCACCGGGCCAACTTTGGACGATGGAAGAAGCTTGCTGTCACCAGAGCGgtcccttgtccttgtctcACTTCCCAGGCCCCATGTCGCCAGAGAAGTCAAATGTCGAGTCAGCGGCCACTTGACCTCTGCTGCACAGACGACTGACTGCACCAACTTGGCCAATACCTTGTGTGCGCCAGGGTTGGCCGACTTGGTGTCTTTGTGTCCGGTCAGTTGCATGGT
The DNA window shown above is from Metarhizium brunneum chromosome 1, complete sequence and carries:
- the dng1 gene encoding Inhibitor of growth protein 1, which produces MAAAGTDQAVARDVEGAASPKDTTSANRTAAGQAGQSGQAMENANKALEPRADPDAQTTVTDFLDFTEYLPSDVIRSLTLIGKLDETYTDASVKVDELTTTWGQLPSLAAEDRPSPVKLRADISEKLSQAVSSRVFAHDEAVRMSENVNRHYNKAKVLLAKLQGMMDNYPAEEPKSPVASRSPHAVRAKPAIGEDGQKIRHHRIPKVTVPGEVLAPYEIEYDTASDDSDISTDEDSDIYGTGRRTPAPPRIKIISNKPNKPNSRLARPVTYSSAAMTAAAAANAAALLNPPPENAVVGSVDAPWLQLTNYELAKLRKRMKKNATWTPSETMVARELKALGRGPDEYRDAKQKAEDEGKEFNPQVPKLVVDDESGAQHLPAGAISADLIGIEEVPTSNRGMKLNEAKKLKREALAKLAAEEAEESARKMTHAAKLFMGNEKNKSENSKDSKETKGGNQPLEKSRAASSRPNGKRKREGESGTEPSESAETTPPRPQPKRSKMETPVPPPQHPGMNQNNAPPADSSNNHIHINNNTSSNKINNNSASSSLQPMTPGQSETPVPIPVPPQSSSRSALSPTPNSTSSNNVTTTTIPVKPPAETPVPLPRTDRRKSMTPVAPPSREPAKRETRGEAAKRTQHASPPDVFSLRPPSRGQTPIATRPGSRGKAASQEPPSLAADRPRRSSTARNTPIPEFKQPAKRTKRPAPGVVSTTNSGGSSAVGKRKAPPKKKARTTKREKGQVLETEMEEVDDEGNPIDPNEPRYCMCNRVSFGTMIQCDNIDNCKQEWFHLECVGMADIPARTTKWYCPDCRKLLNIGEKGEVSARGVRK